Within Labilithrix sp., the genomic segment TCGACGCCCTCCCCGACGGCGTGAGCGGCGTCGACGCGTACCCGAAGATCACGGAGGAGCTCCTCCGCCGCGGCTACAAAGACGACGACGTGAAGAAGGTCCTCGGCGAGAACTTCCTCCGCGTCTTCGAGCGCGCGGAGGCGTTCGCGAAGACCAAGCCCTCCCGCATCTCCGGCGACGGCAACACCCGCCGCATCGATCGCTAGCGCCGCTTCGCCGACGTGCAGCCGGCCTGGGCGGCGTCGGCGCGGGAGACGATGCGGTCGGCGTCGAGGTCGATCGCCTGCACGATGAGGTCGGCGAGCACCTTCGATGGGCCCTGCGACGGATGCCGTCGCTCTACCGCGGCCGCGATCTCGGCGGGGGTGACCTTGTCGTCGCGGTCGGCGTCGAGGACGTCGAAGCCGCCGAGGCTCCTCCAGACCGCGAGCGCGAAGGCCTGCACGAGGAGCACCTTCGGCTCGCGGCCGCTGTCGGCGGGCGGGACGAGGGCCGGGTTCTCCCTCGCCCACGTCACGAGCGGCTCGATGTGATCGAGGCCGACCAGGATCTCGCGCACGAGCGCGACGTCGTAGAGCCGCTCCGGATCGAGCGGCGCGCCGTCGACCTCCGCGACGTCGTTCGACTCCGTCAGCTTCATGCGGTCGTCGACCTGGAGGAACGCGCCCCACTCCGCCGGCGCGCGCGCGCGCGACGCCTTCACCCCCGCCGCGAGGACGCGCCCCGGCAGCGGCACGACGACGATCTCGTTGTCGAACGGCACCTCCGCCTCGATGTCGCCGTAGGTGATGCGGGTGGTGTACTCGCGCGACGCGCGGATGCCGCCGCCGTTGAAGAGGCACGCCTGCGCGCCGAGGCAGTCGCGCAGCCGCGAGCAGATGAGGGTCCCGATCGACGTCTGCCGCACGCGCGTCCCGACCGACGAGAGCGACTGGCCCGGCTCGAGGTAGAGGAGCGTCGCGGTCGCGAGCTCGCGCACCTGCTCCATGTGCGCGTCGACGCGGGCGCGCACGGCGGGGTCCTCCTCGTAGAGCGCCACCGCCTCGAGCCGCGTCGTGACCGCCGGCGCGCCGCCGCCGTCCGGCCACACGACGTCGGTGACGACCGCCTGCACCGCCTCCGCCCCCGCCTTCACGATCCACGTCCCGTGATGCTCCACCAGCATCGGCGTGTGCTCGTGGCCGCCGACGATGACCGGATACGGCGGCTCGCGCTGGCGCTCCGCGAGCGCGCGATCGTCGGCGATCGCCTGATGCGTGATCGGGATCACCGCCGCGCACCCGTTGCGGAGGAGCTGCGCCGTCTCCGCGATCGCCGCGTCGTTCGCGCGCGCGAGGAGGGCGCCGCCGAACGGCTTGCCGTGGTAGACGGCGGGGTCATCCATCACCACGCCGACGAGGCCGACCTTGAGCGGGCCCACGTCGATGACGAGGTGACGCGGGAGGTCGAGCCCGGTGAGCACGTTGGTGCCGAGGCACGGCGGCTCGAGCTCCTCGAGCCGCGCGCGGAGCTCCTCCGGCGGGATGTCGTCCTCGTGGTTGCCGAGCACGACGTGCGTGATCCCGATCGCGTTGATGCAGTCGACCATGCCGCGCCCGGCGTCGATGCTCGAGAGGAGGCTCGGCGCGAGGAAGTCGCCCGCGAGCGGGAAGATGACGGCGTCCGCGGGCTCGCGCCTGTAGTGCGCGATCATCGTCGCGAGCCGTGGCAGGTTGTCGAGCGCATACACGTCGTTCACCGACACGATCACGAGCCGAGGCATGAGCGCTCATTGTCGTCGATCGCACGCCGCGCGGCTAACGCGAACGATCGAGCGCGCCGGCGCGGACGCCGATGCGAAACGCCTCGACGACGCCGCCTTCGGCCGCGAGCGCGCCGCCGCTCCGGAGGCCGTGCTCCACCACCGCGACGACCACCTCCGCCGCGTCGGCGGGGCGCCACGCGCGCGCGTCGCCGGCGACGAGCACGTTCACGAGGAACGCGAGCTCCTCCAGGCGCTCCGCGTGCTCCGCCGGCGTGAGCGACGCGAGCGCGGCGGCGAGCACGCCGCTCTGCACCGGGAGCTTCTTCGCGCGCGTCTCTCCGCGCAGCACGCCCGCGCCGGCGAGCACGCGCTCGAGGCGCGTCGGCTCCGCGCGCGGCGCGCGATCGAGCTCGCGGAAGTAGGCCTTCGTCACCGCGTCGCGCCCGCGCACGTCGGCGGACGAGCGCGCGAGCTTGAGGAACGCGCGCGCGTCCGCCGGCGCGACGAAGCCCTCCCGCGCGCGCCGCTCGTTGCGGTCCCCCGCGACGTCGTCGAGGAGCGACTCCTCCGCGCTGAGGACGTGATGGAGGCCGCCCTCCTCTTCTGCTTCGCGCTCCGTCATCGCGGCGAGGCGCTCGAGCATCCGCGCGCACGTCGCGTGGTCGTGCTCGTCGAGCGCGACGAGCGCGGTCACGATCGCGTCCCACCCGTCGTGACGGCGCGCGACGACGATGAACGATCCGATCTCGTGGTTGAGCGACGCCTCGAGCGCCTCCTCGATCTCCTCCCCTTCCTCGTGCACGCCCTCCGCGATCTCCGCCGCGATCGCGTCGCCGTCGACGACCGCGACGAGGCGATGGAACGCGAGCGTCACGACGTCGGCGGAGAGCTCCGCGAGCCGGCGCGCGGCGACGCCCTCGCCGGCCTCGAGCAGGATCTCGAGCCACACCACGAAGCGCGCGGGCTCGAAGCCCTCGTCCGCGCCCGGTTCCGCGCGCGTCCAGAGGTCCTCGTCGAAGACGCGCTCGATCTGCTCGGTCGTGGCGAGCGCGACGATCTCGCCGGCGTCCTCGAGGCCGACGTGGGCGATGAGCTTCGCGAGCGCGGCGGGCGGCAGCGCTCGCACCTCCGCCACCAGCGCCGGCTCGTCGAGGATGCGCGTGAGCACGTGGCGGACGTCGGCCTGCGGCCGGGCGAGCTTCGTCGACATGCTCCTCAGGTAACCGCCGCGATCGCGATCGTCGAGCCGTCGGGAAACGAAAGTGAACGGTCGCGTGCGGAGGGCGGCGGAAGCGGTTTTTCCTGACGAGAGGCGTCCAATGGGTTGATATGATCTTGGTGTCGACGTCACGCGAGGTGCCCCAGACCCGGCCCGGATCGACCCGCGCCCTCGTCGCGCTCCTCGCCTTCGTGCTCGGGTTCGCGACGGTGCCGCACCGTGTCTGCGAGCGCGAAGCGGCGCGCTGGCTCGAGGGTGACCCGAAGTCCACCGACGCGCTCGCGGCCGGCGTCGCGCGGTGGACCAACGAGGAGCTCGACGCGACGTCGTTCGCGACCGGCTCCTCGCGCTTCGACGGCGAGTGGCTCTTCGGCACCTACGTGATGGCGGGGATCGGCTTCGGTCAGCTCGCGCGCGCGCGGGAGGACACGCGCGCCGAGAACGTGGCCCGCCTGGAGCACTGCCTCGACGTGCTCGAGACCGAGCGCCTCCGCGCGTTCGATCGCGCCGCCTGGAACGAGGACGCGATCGAGTCGCTCGATCGTGACGAGAACGGCCACGTCGCGTACCTCGGCTACGTCGCGGTCCCGTACGCGCTGCATCGCGTCCTCGCGCCGGAGTCGCGCTTCGCCGCGCGCGAAGAGGCGATCGTCGGCGCGCTCGAGCGGCGCATCCTCGCGTCGCCGATCGGCTTCGTCACGACCTATCCGGGCGAGGTCTACCCCGTCGACAACGCCACCATCGCCGCCGCGCTCGCGCTCCACAGCCGCGCGGTGGGGCGCGCGCGATCGCCGGCGCAGGACAAGCTCGCCGCGTCGATCCGCGGCGCGGTCGACCCCGAGTCGGGCCTCCTCTTCCAGGCCGTCGAGGAGGGGACCGCGAAGCCGCGCGACGCGGCCCGCGCGTCCGGGAGCGCGCTCGCCGCGACGCTGCTCGCGTACGCGGAGCCGGACCTCTCCGCCTCCCTCTTCCGCGCCCTCGCGCGCGGCCAGTTCCGCACCGTCCTCGGCTTCGGCGCGGTGATGGAGCACCCGCCGTCGAAGCACGGCAAGACCGACATCGACTCGGGCCCCGTCGTCCTCGGCTTCGGCGTCTCCGCGACCGGCTTCTCCCTCGGCGCGAGCCGCGCGCACGGCGATCGCGAGGTGTTCACCGCGCTCTACGCGACCGCGCACCTCTTCGGCACCCCCTTCGACGAGAACGGCGCGCGCACCTACGCGACCGGCGGACCGCTCGGCGACGCGATCATGTTCGCGATGCTGACGACGCCGCGGCTCGGAGGCGGCTCGTGACGCGCGCGTACCTCCGCGACCTGCTCCGCGCGAACCGGCGCCCGGTCGTGCTCACGATCATCAGCGCGGTGCTCCTCGTCGCGTACTTCATCCTCGTGCGCGCGATGGCGCACGGCCACGTCGCGCACGTGCTCCTCGGCGCCGGCAACGGCTCGATCCCCGGCGGCGCTGCCGCGATCGCG encodes:
- a CDS encoding 5'-nucleotidase C-terminal domain-containing protein — protein: MPRLVIVSVNDVYALDNLPRLATMIAHYRREPADAVIFPLAGDFLAPSLLSSIDAGRGMVDCINAIGITHVVLGNHEDDIPPEELRARLEELEPPCLGTNVLTGLDLPRHLVIDVGPLKVGLVGVVMDDPAVYHGKPFGGALLARANDAAIAETAQLLRNGCAAVIPITHQAIADDRALAERQREPPYPVIVGGHEHTPMLVEHHGTWIVKAGAEAVQAVVTDVVWPDGGGAPAVTTRLEAVALYEEDPAVRARVDAHMEQVRELATATLLYLEPGQSLSSVGTRVRQTSIGTLICSRLRDCLGAQACLFNGGGIRASREYTTRITYGDIEAEVPFDNEIVVVPLPGRVLAAGVKASRARAPAEWGAFLQVDDRMKLTESNDVAEVDGAPLDPERLYDVALVREILVGLDHIEPLVTWARENPALVPPADSGREPKVLLVQAFALAVWRSLGGFDVLDADRDDKVTPAEIAAAVERRHPSQGPSKVLADLIVQAIDLDADRIVSRADAAQAGCTSAKRR